From the genome of Methanobacterium sp., one region includes:
- a CDS encoding HEPN domain-containing protein: MESWECCGYWWRPDNVDEVFLGNLKYVPGEGAILTLSDFSDRVDIFKSVFDTSTYYDIILGVLSDGKKVTVYQNYVVHSTGHHSWAGRDNVYLLSLKSRYVFVGHHFEERDKIQFKLVSVQYSFLDEWVNKPVRLGPDKDVFDKPEPIPLTIKGNFKIYVDFEKVSPFFSFREFTIKQTAYIMIESLKSGNSWAEYEETINFLKNFFTLAIMDSSYSLKIEGKIKKDKVRKKRILGRIVDEPVRYADIGIYITGTKFPELSESLSAEDMLFSYPQIKSNVNSLLRNWLVNSSLFKIIYNTYFGTIFKGDEMFIENQFLNVITTLEAYHRSITSNIEINEYLHKKRVDTIIDGAPEDYKTWISHKLTHSNEPNLRTRLYEIMLPYTEIFKDKRRIDSFIYKILNNRNSLVHPEKDRDIDYKQLFNILVILKIVFELYLLEHMGFETEMVKELINKKKEKKITAFKYMKMV, encoded by the coding sequence ATGGAATCATGGGAATGTTGTGGGTATTGGTGGAGGCCAGATAATGTTGATGAAGTATTTTTAGGAAATTTAAAATATGTCCCGGGTGAAGGAGCTATTTTAACATTATCTGATTTTTCTGATAGAGTAGATATCTTTAAATCTGTATTCGACACGTCAACTTATTATGATATAATATTGGGGGTTTTATCAGACGGGAAAAAAGTAACAGTATACCAAAATTATGTTGTTCATAGTACTGGCCACCATAGTTGGGCTGGAAGAGACAACGTTTACCTTTTATCACTAAAATCTAGATACGTATTTGTAGGCCATCATTTTGAGGAAAGAGACAAAATTCAATTTAAGCTGGTTTCAGTCCAGTATTCTTTTTTAGATGAATGGGTGAACAAACCTGTGCGACTTGGGCCAGATAAGGATGTTTTTGATAAGCCTGAACCTATTCCACTTACAATAAAAGGCAATTTTAAAATTTACGTTGATTTTGAAAAAGTTTCACCTTTTTTTTCATTTAGAGAGTTCACGATTAAACAAACAGCTTATATAATGATAGAATCTTTGAAATCGGGAAATTCATGGGCAGAATATGAAGAAACTATTAATTTTTTAAAGAATTTTTTTACTTTGGCTATTATGGACTCCTCATATTCGCTAAAAATTGAAGGAAAGATTAAAAAAGATAAAGTTCGTAAAAAAAGAATCCTTGGACGAATAGTTGATGAACCAGTAAGATATGCTGATATTGGTATTTATATTACCGGTACAAAATTTCCTGAACTTTCAGAGAGCTTATCTGCAGAAGACATGCTTTTTTCATATCCTCAAATTAAATCCAACGTTAACTCTCTCTTACGTAATTGGCTCGTGAATTCATCGCTATTTAAAATAATATACAATACTTATTTTGGTACCATTTTTAAGGGAGATGAAATGTTTATTGAAAATCAATTTCTTAACGTTATAACAACTCTTGAAGCTTATCATCGATCTATTACAAGTAACATTGAAATAAACGAATATTTACATAAAAAAAGAGTTGATACTATAATTGATGGAGCTCCTGAAGATTATAAAACATGGATATCACATAAACTGACTCATAGTAATGAACCTAATTTAAGAACAAGATTGTATGAAATTATGTTGCCTTATACGGAAATTTTTAAAGATAAACGGAGAATCGATAGTTTTATATATAAAATATTAAATAACCGCAATTCTCTTGTTCATCCAGAGAAGGATAGGGATATAGATTATAAACAACTTTTTAATATTTTAGTAATTCTTAAAATAGTGTTTGAATTGTATTTATTAGAACATATGGGATTTGAAACAGAAATGGTTAAAGAATTAATCAATAAAAAGAAAGAAAAAAAGATTACTGCATTCAAATATATGAAAATGGTTTAA
- a CDS encoding HNH endonuclease family protein — MIYKLELDEDNNSYFREAVIEAKDGVEKKIESHKRLEAAKKQFKSYLDIKRKESVSPLNDEDYFKFLNNLLNKISQSLVFTLYEVEDDAEVGVIFEVMNDRGKPLSELEKVKNYLIYLAGRISNDQDTEGLVKNINESWKIILENLSIAGMSKNSDEDRFLRLHYIINYYSDMKTIVKDGKKIGINSQLADIHKQLKEYFRTYERNEAYGKCYDEMQEYIYSLKSMSARLRDILKPDYYHAFPNIENEKTRQDLSVPFSQIGRLEVQSNILVLAVSIYETFIKQPDELLTLMKLCEILAFRIYYIWGYMASKLQTRIYKLSCDIYRGKKNYSQIKSEINTILEQEAPENEIELKLTSNDDFYEWKGIKYFLYEYELYKCQKKIVDGKPELTWEHLKNQIKKESIEHILPQTIIGSGGEVKYWTKRFNAVEHSKNVRRLGNLTLSTTHLGASNKGFDEKKEYYKKSQWFIERELLNNDEWTINEIDQREKELINFAINRWSL; from the coding sequence ATTATTTATAAACTGGAACTTGATGAAGACAATAATTCCTATTTTCGGGAAGCTGTTATTGAAGCTAAAGATGGTGTGGAAAAAAAGATTGAATCCCATAAACGTTTAGAAGCTGCTAAAAAACAATTTAAATCTTATTTAGATATTAAAAGAAAAGAATCGGTCTCTCCTTTGAATGATGAAGATTATTTTAAATTTTTGAATAATTTATTAAATAAAATTTCCCAATCACTTGTTTTTACCTTATATGAAGTAGAAGATGACGCAGAAGTAGGAGTTATCTTTGAAGTAATGAATGATAGGGGTAAACCATTATCAGAACTAGAAAAAGTAAAGAATTACTTAATTTATTTGGCTGGACGAATTTCAAATGATCAAGATACAGAAGGTTTAGTCAAAAACATAAATGAAAGCTGGAAAATCATTTTAGAGAACTTATCTATTGCAGGCATGTCTAAAAATTCAGATGAAGACAGGTTTCTCCGTTTGCACTATATAATTAATTATTATTCAGATATGAAAACCATTGTGAAAGATGGGAAGAAAATAGGCATCAACAGTCAATTAGCAGACATTCATAAACAATTAAAAGAGTATTTCAGAACATATGAAAGAAATGAGGCTTATGGCAAGTGTTACGATGAGATGCAAGAATATATTTATTCTTTAAAAAGCATGTCAGCCAGATTGAGAGACATATTAAAACCTGACTATTATCATGCATTCCCCAATATAGAAAATGAAAAAACAAGGCAAGATCTGTCAGTTCCTTTTTCACAAATTGGAAGATTAGAAGTACAATCAAATATTTTAGTATTAGCAGTCAGTATCTACGAAACATTCATTAAACAACCAGACGAACTTTTAACTCTAATGAAATTATGTGAAATATTAGCCTTTAGGATTTATTACATATGGGGATACATGGCTTCAAAGTTACAAACAAGAATATACAAACTTTCATGTGACATATACAGAGGAAAAAAGAATTATTCCCAAATAAAATCTGAAATAAACACAATTTTAGAACAAGAAGCCCCAGAAAACGAAATTGAATTAAAATTAACAAGCAATGATGATTTTTACGAATGGAAAGGTATAAAATACTTCCTTTATGAGTATGAACTCTACAAATGTCAAAAGAAAATTGTTGATGGAAAACCTGAATTAACATGGGAACATCTTAAAAACCAAATTAAAAAGGAGAGCATTGAACACATTCTACCCCAAACGATCATAGGAAGTGGGGGTGAGGTTAAATATTGGACAAAACGATTTAATGCTGTCGAACATTCTAAAAATGTCAGAAGACTTGGTAATTTAACTTTATCAACAACTCATTTAGGAGCATCTAATAAAGGGTTTGATGAAAAAAAGGAATACTACAAAAAATCTCAATGGTTTATAGAACGTGAATTACTGAATAATGATGAATGGACTATAAACGAAATTGACCAGAGAGAAAAAGAATTAATCAATTTTGCAATTAACCGATGGTCTTTATGA
- a CDS encoding DUF262 domain-containing protein has protein sequence MQIKNLPTLQELFNHNVFKVPDYQRGYSWENRHRTDLLEDLELIKDKNHYTGTIVIKNKGKKEGLGKVFQIYDVVDGQQRFTSLIILLNVIAEEMINLNHDNASEIADSILTTYIKEKVLMGLLFINWNLMKTIIPIFGKLLLKLKMVWKKRLNPINV, from the coding sequence ATACAAATCAAAAATCTTCCAACACTGCAAGAACTGTTTAATCATAATGTTTTTAAAGTTCCGGACTACCAACGGGGTTATTCATGGGAAAATAGGCATCGAACAGATCTATTAGAAGATCTTGAATTAATAAAAGATAAAAACCATTATACTGGCACAATTGTTATAAAAAACAAAGGCAAAAAAGAAGGTTTAGGTAAAGTATTCCAAATTTATGATGTAGTTGACGGTCAACAACGTTTCACGTCTTTAATAATTCTTTTAAATGTGATAGCAGAAGAAATGATAAACCTTAATCACGATAATGCTTCTGAAATTGCTGACAGTATTCTTACAACATATATTAAGGAAAAAGTATTGATGGGCCTATTATTTATAAACTGGAACTTGATGAAGACAATAATTCCTATTTTCGGGAAGCTGTTATTGAAGCTAAAGATGGTGTGGAAAAAAAGATTGAATCCCATAAACGTTTAG
- a CDS encoding cation diffusion facilitator family transporter has protein sequence MSNHELNNQQDPKGHGHTHGAVDPSIITTERGIWAVKWSFIGLLPTALIQLFIVLFTGSVALFADSIHNFGDAATAIPLWVAFILARRASNKRFSYGYGRVEDLAGVLIVVIILLSAILAGYESINRFFHPQIIDYLWAVMLAAIVGFVGNEIVAQFRIKIGKEIGSAALIADGNHARVDGFTSLAVLFGAIGVWLGFPLADPIIGLIITIVIFKVVWDSVKSVFTRLLDGVDPEVIDEIEHTISHIESVQDIGEVRVRWLGHRLHAEVNIAVDPKLTVEEGHEIAKEVRHQLLHHLQYLSNATIHIDPVTASGEKYHSISNHEHGDLPSHSHK, from the coding sequence ATGTCAAATCATGAATTAAACAATCAACAAGACCCTAAAGGACATGGACACACACATGGTGCTGTAGATCCATCGATCATTACAACTGAACGAGGTATTTGGGCTGTTAAGTGGTCATTTATCGGATTATTACCCACAGCACTAATCCAACTATTCATTGTACTATTTACCGGCAGTGTAGCACTATTTGCTGACAGCATACATAATTTTGGAGATGCTGCAACTGCCATACCATTATGGGTAGCATTCATTCTGGCACGAAGAGCATCCAACAAACGCTTTTCCTATGGCTACGGGAGAGTAGAAGATCTGGCAGGAGTTCTAATAGTTGTAATAATATTATTGAGTGCCATACTGGCAGGATATGAATCTATTAACCGGTTTTTCCATCCACAAATCATTGATTATTTGTGGGCAGTTATGCTGGCAGCCATAGTGGGTTTTGTTGGAAATGAAATTGTTGCACAGTTTAGAATTAAAATAGGCAAAGAAATAGGAAGTGCAGCTTTAATTGCAGATGGTAATCATGCACGAGTAGATGGTTTCACCAGTCTAGCAGTTCTATTCGGAGCCATTGGGGTATGGTTAGGCTTCCCATTAGCTGATCCGATAATTGGACTCATCATTACAATAGTAATTTTTAAGGTCGTATGGGATTCTGTTAAATCTGTCTTCACCAGACTACTTGATGGAGTCGATCCAGAAGTAATTGATGAAATAGAACATACCATAAGCCATATTGAAAGTGTGCAAGATATTGGAGAAGTTAGGGTGAGATGGTTAGGGCACAGGCTACATGCAGAAGTAAATATTGCAGTAGATCCAAAATTAACAGTTGAAGAAGGGCATGAAATAGCAAAAGAAGTCAGACATCAACTCCTACATCATTTACAATATCTATCCAATGCCACAATCCACATAGATCCAGTGACCGCTTCAGGGGAAAAATATCATAGCATTTCAAACCACGAACATGGAGATCTCCCCTCACACTCCCACAAATAA